A region from the Inhella inkyongensis genome encodes:
- a CDS encoding SPFH domain-containing protein gives MGLMDFIKKQFIDILQWTEEGDGTLAWRYPMKDFEIQYGGQLVVRESQMAVFVNEGKVADVFGPGTHKLTTQTLPVLTYLKNWDKLFESPFKSDVYFFSTRQQIDQRWGTAQPITIRDKDFGAVRLRAFGNFAYRIADPKKFHTEISGTRDTYTVADLDGQLRGLMLQHIADGVAQSGIPFLDLAANQIEFAKAVQEATAPFFDALGLKLESLTMQSVSLPEELQKILDQKIGMGMIGQNMGQFMQYQTAQAIPKMAEGVAQGGGGGVMGDAMGLGAGVAMGQVLAQQMQAGLAGVNPAVQAAQAQAAAAPAAPKAEDVIALIEKLGDLKAKGILSEEEFAAKKAELLSKL, from the coding sequence ATGGGCCTGATGGATTTCATCAAGAAACAATTCATTGACATCCTGCAATGGACTGAAGAAGGCGACGGCACGCTCGCCTGGCGCTATCCGATGAAGGATTTCGAGATCCAGTACGGCGGCCAGCTCGTCGTGCGCGAGTCGCAGATGGCCGTGTTCGTCAACGAGGGCAAGGTGGCCGATGTGTTCGGCCCCGGCACCCACAAGCTGACGACCCAAACCCTGCCGGTGCTGACCTATCTGAAGAACTGGGACAAGCTGTTCGAGTCCCCGTTCAAGAGCGACGTCTACTTCTTCAGCACGCGCCAGCAGATTGACCAACGCTGGGGCACCGCGCAGCCCATCACCATCCGCGACAAGGACTTCGGTGCGGTGCGTCTGCGCGCCTTTGGCAACTTCGCCTACCGCATTGCCGATCCGAAGAAATTCCACACCGAGATCAGCGGCACCCGCGACACCTACACGGTGGCGGACCTGGACGGACAACTGCGCGGCCTGATGCTGCAGCACATCGCCGATGGCGTGGCGCAGAGCGGCATCCCCTTCCTGGACCTGGCTGCCAACCAGATCGAGTTCGCCAAGGCCGTGCAAGAGGCCACCGCGCCCTTCTTCGACGCGCTGGGCCTGAAGCTCGAGAGCCTGACCATGCAGTCGGTCTCGCTGCCCGAAGAGCTGCAGAAGATCCTCGACCAGAAGATCGGCATGGGCATGATCGGCCAGAACATGGGCCAGTTCATGCAGTACCAGACCGCCCAGGCCATCCCCAAGATGGCCGAGGGCGTGGCTCAGGGCGGTGGCGGCGGCGTGATGGGCGATGCCATGGGCCTGGGGGCCGGTGTGGCCATGGGCCAGGTGCTGGCCCAGCAGATGCAGGCCGGTCTGGCCGGGGTGAACCCCGCCGTTCAGGCGGCTCAAGCCCAGGCTGCGGCCGCTCCGGCTGCTCCCAAGGCCGAGGACGTGATTGCCTTGATCGAGAAACTGGGTGATCTGAAAGCCAAGGGCATCCTCAGCGAAGAAGAGTTCGCGGCAAAGAAGGCCGAGCTCCTCAGCAAGCTGTGA
- a CDS encoding DUF4188 domain-containing protein: protein MSAQPMRRCAQISGEFVVFLIGMRINRPLRVDRWAPVMAAMPRMLKELQAHPELGYLHGESWVGRTTLMLQYWRSLDQLMAYAKDRQAAHLPAWKAFNQRLGRDGAVGIWHETYVVTPGRFESVYVNMPDFGLGRAAACVEVGAGRATAMERMKATH, encoded by the coding sequence ATGAGCGCTCAGCCGATGCGCCGATGCGCGCAGATCTCGGGCGAGTTCGTGGTGTTCTTGATCGGCATGCGAATCAACCGCCCCTTGCGGGTGGATCGCTGGGCGCCGGTGATGGCTGCGATGCCCCGCATGCTCAAGGAGCTCCAGGCTCATCCGGAGCTGGGCTATTTGCATGGCGAGAGTTGGGTCGGAAGGACGACGCTGATGCTGCAGTATTGGCGCTCACTGGATCAGCTGATGGCCTATGCCAAGGACCGGCAAGCGGCCCATCTGCCCGCATGGAAGGCCTTCAACCAGCGCCTCGGCCGCGATGGGGCCGTGGGCATCTGGCATGAGACCTATGTGGTCACGCCGGGGCGTTTCGAATCGGTCTACGTCAACATGCCGGACTTTGGCTTGGGGCGGGCCGCAGCCTGTGTGGAGGTCGGTGCGGGGCGCGCCACCGCGATGGAGCGCATGAAGGCCACCCACTAG
- a CDS encoding LysR family transcriptional regulator: MNEPGRFDWSLVPSFLAVLDAGSLMGAARALQAQQPTLSRHIAQLEAQLGVDLFERTGRGVQPTAAALALAEAARQMASGAERLSHQLQQRALAQQGRVRISASQLAACYLLPALLAQLQREEPGIQIELVATDAVSNLLRREADIALRLFRPEQTGLVARKLGELAIQACAHRDYLAQAGAPRQPQDLHRHCLVGYDQNEAILKGFAAAGLPLTREAFALRTDDPVAYGQWVLAGAGVGFMPRFWVRHQAEVVALLPGLPTPRFPVWLVVHREIRGNRIVRRAFDFLAQRIPAEL; this comes from the coding sequence ATGAATGAACCTGGCCGCTTCGACTGGTCCTTGGTGCCCAGCTTTCTGGCCGTGCTGGATGCCGGCAGCCTGATGGGCGCAGCGCGTGCGTTGCAAGCCCAGCAGCCCACCCTCTCGCGCCACATCGCCCAGCTGGAGGCGCAATTGGGCGTGGACCTGTTCGAGCGAACCGGCCGGGGAGTGCAGCCCACGGCGGCTGCGCTGGCCTTGGCCGAAGCGGCCCGCCAGATGGCCTCCGGCGCCGAGCGACTGAGCCATCAGTTGCAGCAGCGTGCCCTGGCTCAGCAAGGCCGGGTCCGGATCAGTGCCAGCCAACTGGCGGCCTGCTACCTGCTGCCCGCCTTGCTGGCCCAATTGCAAAGGGAAGAGCCCGGCATCCAGATTGAGCTGGTGGCCACCGATGCGGTCAGCAACCTGCTGCGCCGCGAGGCCGACATTGCGCTGCGCTTATTCCGCCCAGAACAGACCGGACTGGTGGCGCGCAAGCTGGGTGAACTTGCCATCCAGGCCTGCGCCCACCGGGATTACCTTGCCCAGGCCGGGGCACCGCGCCAGCCCCAGGACCTGCACCGGCACTGCCTGGTGGGCTACGACCAGAACGAAGCCATCTTGAAGGGCTTTGCCGCTGCCGGCCTGCCCCTGACGCGCGAAGCCTTTGCACTGCGCACAGACGATCCAGTGGCTTACGGTCAATGGGTTCTAGCCGGCGCGGGGGTTGGATTCATGCCACGCTTTTGGGTCCGGCATCAAGCAGAAGTGGTGGCCCTGCTGCCCGGGCTTCCCACCCCTCGCTTTCCCGTCTGGCTGGTGGTGCACCGCGAGATACGCGGCAACCGCATCGTGCGGCGCGCCTTCGACTTCCTGGCGCAGCGGATACCGGCCGAACTCTGA
- a CDS encoding flavin monoamine oxidase family protein translates to MIARRPLLLAGLAACSRRAAPLDVQWLGPDPARGHRLREAVPSGPAAQRRTDVLVLGAGVAGLSAARALQAAGRKVTVLELDDAPGGNSRAGQVGDLPCPLGAHYLPQPGAHLPELQDLLVEFGAASRRFGRWQAHEAFTVHSPAERRFDGARWQPGLLPAAADAKALAQHRLFAQAVSSAQGLGFSLPSYRAPWSAAHQALETQTFSRWLDAQGLTEPGLRWYLDYCCRDDYGAGSHSVSAWAGLHYFASRHGFHAPGEEEDAPALPPLTWPQGNGWLVQRLAAPLGERILAGRVGLQLDEEREGLRLRCWGPEGLEDWQAQHVVLAVPLFVAQRLWRNPPSALGQVKLQRAPWLVANLRLDGPPLSRVGAPLAWDNVIQASPTLGYVNAQHQGLDPRPGPQVWTLYWALPPQERARLQSAPAAEWATRVLGTLTPTHPDLLEHVQQMRLTRWGHAMAVPTPGAKSQPALTALRNLRGRVSIAHADLAAYSVFEEAYYAGLNAAGSLIRAPAR, encoded by the coding sequence TTGATCGCACGCCGCCCCCTGCTGCTGGCCGGTCTGGCTGCCTGCAGTCGCCGCGCCGCGCCGCTGGACGTTCAGTGGTTGGGCCCTGACCCGGCGCGCGGCCACCGCCTGCGCGAGGCCGTGCCCAGCGGCCCGGCCGCGCAGCGGCGCACCGACGTTCTGGTGCTGGGTGCCGGTGTGGCGGGCCTGAGTGCCGCCCGTGCCCTGCAAGCCGCCGGGCGCAAGGTGACGGTGCTGGAGTTGGATGACGCTCCCGGTGGCAACAGCCGCGCGGGTCAGGTGGGTGATCTGCCCTGCCCCTTGGGCGCGCACTACCTGCCGCAGCCGGGCGCCCATCTGCCCGAGCTGCAGGACCTTTTGGTTGAGTTCGGCGCCGCCAGCCGACGCTTTGGTCGCTGGCAGGCGCATGAGGCCTTCACGGTCCACAGTCCGGCCGAGCGCCGTTTTGATGGAGCGCGCTGGCAGCCCGGTCTGCTCCCTGCGGCCGCCGATGCCAAAGCCTTGGCCCAGCACCGGCTGTTCGCGCAAGCGGTGTCCTCGGCGCAGGGGCTGGGCTTCTCCCTGCCCAGCTACCGTGCCCCCTGGAGCGCCGCCCATCAGGCCCTGGAGACGCAAACGTTTTCGCGCTGGCTGGACGCCCAGGGCCTGACTGAACCGGGCCTGCGCTGGTACCTGGACTACTGCTGCCGGGACGACTACGGCGCCGGAAGCCACAGCGTGAGCGCCTGGGCCGGGCTGCACTACTTCGCGAGCCGCCACGGCTTTCACGCACCGGGTGAGGAGGAGGACGCCCCTGCCTTACCCCCTCTGACCTGGCCACAAGGCAACGGCTGGCTGGTGCAACGCCTGGCGGCGCCGCTGGGCGAGCGCATCCTCGCCGGCCGGGTGGGCCTGCAGCTCGACGAGGAACGCGAAGGCCTGCGCCTACGCTGCTGGGGGCCTGAAGGGCTGGAGGATTGGCAGGCCCAGCACGTGGTGCTGGCGGTGCCGCTCTTTGTGGCCCAGCGCCTGTGGCGCAACCCACCCAGCGCGCTTGGCCAGGTGAAGCTGCAGCGCGCCCCTTGGCTGGTGGCCAATCTGCGCCTCGATGGCCCGCCCCTGAGCCGCGTGGGCGCGCCGCTGGCCTGGGACAACGTGATCCAAGCCTCGCCCACCCTGGGCTATGTGAATGCCCAGCACCAGGGCTTGGACCCACGCCCCGGCCCCCAGGTATGGACCCTCTACTGGGCCCTGCCCCCACAGGAGCGCGCCAGGCTTCAAAGCGCGCCGGCTGCGGAGTGGGCCACGCGTGTGCTGGGCACGCTCACCCCCACGCACCCGGACCTCTTGGAGCACGTGCAGCAGATGCGCCTGACCCGTTGGGGCCACGCCATGGCCGTGCCCACGCCCGGCGCCAAGAGCCAGCCGGCGCTGACCGCCCTGCGCAATCTGCGCGGCCGGGTGAGCATCGCCCACGCCGATCTGGCGGCCTATTCGGTGTTTGAGGAGGCCTATTACGCCGGCCTGAATGCGGCCGGGAGCCTTATTCGGGCCCCAGCGCGTTGA
- a CDS encoding PKD domain-containing protein, with protein sequence MKLTPMVLALGAALFSLSSAALTLDAKPMQVGQAVRAELSLAPSQAESQAQTERRIERRLSQAGVDYIKVRFSEFQLPAGAYVLVSSADGQEVHRYDGQARNNRTFDRAQGEDGQTRFSAMSVFGDSATVTLVLPAGVAWGAANKLKVDQFHAGKMSLAESMQVRPMSVCGTDERRDAVCFANSNPTEYDRSRPVARLLMAGSGLCTGWRVGASNHMFTNNHCFADQATLTNTEVWFNYQNTACGGSTQGTVVKVTGGTLLKTDATLDYSLFTINDFSKVASFGYLGLDVSVPVLGSKIFIAQHGAGKPKQLALTSDRNGGGACQIDNADANGNAAGTDVAYYCDTEGGSSGSPVIAGANKNVIALHHFGGCTNQGVKMSKIWPQVASFFNNQVPVGDTGAPSNQAPVANFTAACTGLVCQFNGSGSTDADGSIASYAWNFGDGRTGTGAQTSNSYAAAGSFNVTLTVTDDRGATATKTTTVYPTTVSTGFPKTNLSAAKDAWLRYVYVVPAGKTSVTFTTSGGTGDADLYLRNGLAPEQTSYGCRSWSTSNTETCSLTVKAGDSVHIGVRAYSAFSGLTLNLK encoded by the coding sequence ATGAAACTGACTCCCATGGTGCTCGCGCTCGGCGCCGCCCTGTTCTCGCTGTCTTCTGCTGCCCTGACTCTGGATGCCAAGCCCATGCAAGTGGGCCAGGCCGTGCGTGCCGAGCTCTCGCTGGCTCCTTCGCAAGCCGAATCGCAGGCCCAGACCGAGCGTCGCATTGAGCGCCGCCTGAGCCAGGCCGGCGTGGACTACATCAAGGTGCGCTTCTCCGAGTTCCAACTGCCCGCCGGTGCCTATGTGCTGGTGTCTTCGGCCGATGGACAGGAAGTGCATCGCTACGACGGCCAGGCCCGCAACAACCGTACCTTTGACCGTGCGCAGGGCGAGGACGGTCAGACCCGCTTCTCGGCCATGTCCGTGTTCGGCGACAGCGCCACCGTGACCCTGGTGCTGCCCGCGGGTGTGGCCTGGGGGGCGGCTAACAAGCTCAAGGTGGACCAGTTCCACGCCGGCAAGATGAGCCTGGCCGAGTCCATGCAGGTGCGGCCGATGTCGGTCTGCGGCACGGACGAGCGTCGTGATGCGGTGTGCTTTGCCAACAGCAATCCGACCGAGTACGACCGCAGCCGTCCGGTGGCCCGACTGCTGATGGCCGGCAGCGGCCTGTGCACGGGCTGGCGCGTCGGTGCGTCCAACCACATGTTCACCAACAACCACTGCTTTGCCGACCAGGCCACGCTGACCAACACCGAGGTCTGGTTCAACTACCAGAACACGGCCTGCGGCGGCAGCACCCAGGGCACGGTCGTCAAGGTCACGGGCGGCACCCTGTTGAAGACCGATGCCACGCTGGACTACTCGCTCTTCACCATCAATGACTTCAGCAAGGTTGCGAGCTTTGGCTACCTGGGCCTGGATGTGTCGGTGCCGGTACTGGGCAGCAAGATCTTCATCGCCCAGCATGGTGCGGGCAAGCCTAAGCAGTTGGCTCTGACCAGCGACCGCAACGGCGGCGGCGCCTGCCAGATCGACAACGCCGATGCCAACGGCAATGCGGCTGGCACCGATGTGGCGTACTACTGCGACACCGAGGGCGGCTCCTCCGGCTCGCCGGTGATTGCCGGCGCCAACAAGAACGTGATCGCGTTGCACCACTTTGGCGGTTGCACCAACCAGGGCGTGAAGATGAGCAAGATCTGGCCGCAGGTGGCCAGCTTCTTCAACAACCAGGTGCCGGTGGGTGACACCGGTGCGCCCAGCAACCAGGCGCCGGTGGCCAACTTCACGGCCGCTTGTACCGGCCTGGTTTGCCAGTTCAATGGCTCGGGTTCGACCGATGCCGATGGCAGCATCGCCAGCTATGCCTGGAACTTTGGCGATGGCCGCACCGGCACCGGCGCGCAGACCAGCAACAGCTACGCCGCCGCCGGCAGCTTCAATGTGACGCTGACGGTGACCGACGATCGCGGCGCCACGGCCACCAAGACCACCACGGTCTACCCGACCACGGTCAGCACCGGCTTCCCCAAGACCAATCTGTCCGCCGCCAAGGATGCCTGGCTGCGCTATGTCTATGTGGTGCCGGCCGGCAAGACCTCGGTGACCTTCACCACGTCGGGGGGAACGGGCGATGCGGACCTGTATCTGCGCAACGGCCTGGCGCCGGAGCAGACCAGCTATGGCTGCCGTTCGTGGAGCACCAGCAACACCGAAACCTGCAGCCTGACCGTCAAGGCTGGTGACAGCGTCCATATCGGCGTGCGCGCCTACAGCGCCTTCTCGGGTCTGACGCTGAACCTGAAGTAA
- the phaP gene encoding phasin family protein (Members of this family are phasins (small proteins associated with inclusions such as PHA granules). Note that several different families of phasins have been named PhaP despite very little sequence similarity to each other.): MLMTPEQVFAAQKTAAAAAFTFGAKAFEGAEKLTELHLQLAKTALTEAAQTTSALLSVKDVQELVALQTGLLQPSGEKAAAYGRHVADITLSTGAELGKLVEEQMGEVKGKFDGLVENLAKNAPAGSENIVALAKSGLAAANNAFESVQKAAKQAAEVAESNFQTMTASATKATRGSKKAAA, encoded by the coding sequence ATGCTGATGACCCCCGAGCAAGTTTTCGCCGCCCAAAAGACCGCCGCCGCCGCCGCATTCACCTTCGGTGCCAAGGCCTTCGAAGGCGCCGAGAAGCTGACCGAACTGCATCTGCAGCTGGCCAAGACCGCCCTGACCGAAGCCGCCCAGACCACCAGCGCCCTGCTGTCGGTGAAGGACGTGCAAGAGCTGGTGGCCCTGCAAACCGGTCTGCTGCAGCCCAGCGGCGAGAAGGCTGCCGCCTACGGCCGCCACGTGGCCGACATCACCCTGAGCACCGGCGCCGAACTGGGCAAGCTGGTCGAAGAGCAAATGGGCGAGGTCAAGGGCAAGTTCGACGGCCTGGTGGAGAACCTGGCCAAGAACGCACCGGCCGGCAGCGAGAACATCGTCGCTCTGGCCAAGTCCGGCCTGGCCGCGGCCAACAACGCATTTGAGTCGGTGCAAAAGGCCGCCAAGCAAGCCGCCGAAGTGGCCGAGTCCAACTTCCAGACCATGACCGCCTCGGCCACCAAGGCCACGCGCGGTTCGAAGAAGGCCGCCGCCTAA
- a CDS encoding GGDEF domain-containing response regulator has translation MDPSQSTPLTQPVLLIEDQHAVANWARQVLSRHAGCRVDWAATLAQARQLLEQAEQPYFIAVADLLLPDAEADAVLDLLRQHGLQAVAVTADYDPALRATLLKRGLVDYVLKDNSHVYHYVSGLIQRLWRNRQQAVLVVDDAASVRGLVVSWLTRLGLCVHQVADGQEALAWMARDPAIRLVLTDRHMPGMDGFALVKELRRQRGRDRLAIIGFSASEAHDLSARFLKLGANDFLVKPFSYEELCARVHQNLDMLDTLEALRELASRDSLTGLFNRRHFFAEGRALSERPAPAGQMHLVVMLDVDHFKQVNDRHGHAAGDAVLRQLGALLTARFADGLCARLGGEEFALLLTGAPSTLLERLEALRLEFAALSQGAGGEPFQCSFSGGVVGSQSAPLEDLLRQADQRLYEAKQAGRNRILGSGVG, from the coding sequence ATGGACCCCAGCCAGAGCACACCCCTGACACAGCCTGTGTTGCTGATCGAGGATCAGCATGCTGTGGCCAACTGGGCGCGCCAGGTTCTGAGTCGTCACGCGGGTTGCCGGGTGGACTGGGCGGCCACGCTGGCCCAGGCGCGCCAGCTGCTGGAGCAGGCTGAGCAACCTTATTTCATCGCGGTGGCCGATCTGCTGCTGCCAGACGCTGAGGCCGATGCGGTGCTGGACCTGCTGCGCCAGCATGGGCTGCAGGCGGTGGCGGTGACGGCCGACTACGACCCCGCGCTGCGTGCCACGCTGCTCAAGCGCGGGCTGGTGGACTACGTGCTGAAGGACAACAGCCATGTCTACCACTACGTGTCGGGGCTGATTCAGCGCCTGTGGCGCAACCGGCAGCAGGCCGTTCTGGTGGTGGACGATGCCGCCTCGGTGCGCGGCCTGGTGGTGTCCTGGCTGACTCGCCTGGGCCTGTGCGTGCACCAGGTCGCGGACGGCCAGGAGGCCTTGGCCTGGATGGCGCGCGACCCCGCCATCCGTCTGGTGCTGACCGACCGTCATATGCCTGGGATGGACGGTTTTGCCCTCGTCAAGGAATTGCGCCGGCAGCGCGGCCGCGACCGCCTGGCCATCATCGGCTTCTCGGCGTCGGAAGCGCATGACCTGTCGGCCCGCTTTTTGAAGCTGGGTGCCAACGACTTTCTCGTCAAGCCCTTCTCCTATGAAGAGCTGTGCGCGCGCGTGCACCAGAACCTGGACATGCTGGATACCCTGGAGGCCCTGCGCGAGCTGGCCAGCCGCGACAGTCTGACCGGCCTGTTCAATCGCCGTCACTTCTTTGCTGAGGGGCGTGCGCTGAGCGAACGCCCAGCGCCGGCGGGTCAGATGCATCTGGTCGTCATGCTCGATGTGGACCATTTCAAGCAGGTCAACGATCGCCATGGTCACGCGGCGGGCGATGCCGTGCTGCGGCAATTGGGGGCGCTGCTGACGGCGCGTTTTGCCGACGGCCTGTGCGCGCGCCTAGGGGGCGAGGAATTTGCGTTGCTGCTCACGGGTGCGCCGTCCACCCTCCTGGAGCGGCTGGAGGCCCTGCGGCTGGAGTTCGCGGCCCTGTCGCAAGGAGCCGGGGGCGAGCCCTTTCAATGCAGCTTCAGTGGCGGCGTCGTCGGCTCCCAGAGCGCACCGCTGGAAGATCTGCTGCGCCAGGCCGATCAGCGCCTTTATGAAGCCAAGCAGGCCGGGCGCAACCGCATCCTGGGCTCGGGAGTGGGCTGA
- a CDS encoding DUF4178 domain-containing protein produces the protein MTEDQAPAQRRWRAACPNCGAPVEFASSASPSAVCSFCRSTLLREGEVLRKTGESAELFADYSPLQIGTQGRFQNEPFTILGRVQLAYEGGRWNEWHAYFDNSGKSAYLSEDNGRFVLSWPLPLAQPPARAELRLGAQQIVDGQSFRVAALTEASLHAAEGELPQAPRLGEPVFVVELRSSRDEVGSLEFVGPEALPRWSLGRAVDLPALQLAQTREESAATWSGRSLQCPSCGAAIQPELSQSQSITCGQCQAVVELSGDQANAPADLHFHQQAIGTPPPIPLGRTGHLALERGGNKLPWQVVGFMERCSAPDDEGEQYFWREYLLFNKAQGFAFLVDATEGWSLVRVLTGAPDMVMNSARWQGQTFALHERYSAITTHVLGEFYWKVQRDERCDVTDYRGSGGVLSREQSGNEITWSLGRSIDSAEVGAAFRLDKTAQARIQNDPKPLSGNTGDTLKGIAVFIFIALLLIVLMKACSRDECETYEQRFGAQSLEYQQCKANQRRSGYSGGSYSGGGSGFGGGGHK, from the coding sequence TTGACTGAGGATCAAGCCCCAGCGCAGCGCCGCTGGCGCGCCGCCTGTCCCAACTGCGGCGCGCCGGTTGAGTTCGCCTCCAGCGCATCGCCCAGCGCGGTCTGCAGCTTTTGCCGCAGCACCCTGCTGCGCGAGGGCGAAGTGCTGCGCAAGACCGGCGAGAGCGCCGAGCTCTTTGCCGACTATTCGCCGCTGCAGATCGGCACCCAGGGTCGCTTCCAGAACGAGCCCTTCACGATCCTGGGACGGGTCCAGCTCGCCTATGAGGGCGGACGCTGGAACGAGTGGCATGCCTACTTTGACAACAGCGGCAAGTCGGCTTACCTCAGTGAGGACAACGGCCGCTTTGTGCTGAGTTGGCCGCTGCCCCTCGCGCAGCCCCCCGCGCGGGCTGAATTGCGTCTGGGTGCGCAGCAAATCGTCGACGGCCAGAGCTTCCGCGTCGCCGCGCTGACCGAGGCCAGCTTGCACGCCGCCGAGGGCGAGCTGCCCCAGGCCCCGCGCCTGGGCGAGCCGGTCTTTGTGGTCGAGCTGCGCAGCAGCCGCGACGAGGTGGGCTCCCTTGAATTCGTAGGCCCAGAGGCGCTGCCACGTTGGAGTCTCGGCCGCGCCGTGGACTTGCCGGCGCTGCAACTGGCGCAGACGCGCGAGGAGTCGGCCGCCACCTGGTCCGGCCGCAGCCTGCAGTGCCCGAGTTGCGGCGCAGCCATTCAGCCCGAGCTGAGCCAGAGCCAGTCCATCACCTGCGGTCAGTGCCAGGCCGTGGTCGAACTGAGCGGCGACCAGGCCAACGCCCCAGCGGATCTGCATTTCCATCAACAGGCCATCGGGACACCGCCGCCCATTCCCTTGGGCCGCACCGGCCACTTGGCCCTGGAGCGCGGCGGCAACAAGCTGCCCTGGCAAGTCGTGGGCTTCATGGAGCGTTGCTCGGCCCCCGACGACGAGGGCGAGCAGTACTTCTGGCGCGAGTACCTGCTGTTCAACAAGGCGCAGGGCTTTGCTTTCTTGGTGGATGCCACCGAAGGCTGGAGCCTGGTGCGGGTGCTGACCGGTGCGCCCGACATGGTGATGAACAGCGCGCGTTGGCAAGGCCAGACCTTTGCACTGCACGAACGCTACAGCGCGATCACCACCCATGTGCTGGGCGAGTTCTACTGGAAGGTGCAGCGCGACGAGCGCTGCGACGTCACCGACTACCGAGGCTCGGGCGGCGTGCTGTCACGCGAGCAGTCCGGCAACGAGATCACCTGGAGCCTGGGCCGCAGCATTGATTCGGCCGAGGTGGGGGCCGCCTTCCGGCTGGACAAGACGGCCCAGGCCCGTATCCAGAACGACCCCAAACCACTGTCCGGCAATACCGGCGACACCCTCAAGGGCATCGCGGTTTTCATCTTCATCGCGCTGCTCTTGATCGTGTTGATGAAGGCTTGCTCGCGCGACGAGTGCGAAACCTATGAGCAACGCTTCGGCGCGCAGAGCCTGGAATACCAGCAGTGCAAGGCGAATCAGCGGCGCAGCGGGTACTCGGGCGGCAGCTATTCAGGCGGCGGATCCGGCTTTGGCGGCGGAGGCCATAAATGA
- a CDS encoding nitroreductase, which yields MTALSGLLRARRSVRAFLPTPVPRATVEALLAEAARAPSGANMQPWRVHVLQGAALQRVVQGAQAIHADPAARAELRAEYLYYPEHWQPPYEARRRELGLNLYRLLGIAKGDKAGMHAQHGRNYSFFGAPVGLLFSVHRCLTQGAWLDLGMFMQNLMLAARAKGLDTCAQAAWIHYQAELSEWLDLPQDEMLVCGMALGHADPEAVENQLHSRRAEVAEFATFHDD from the coding sequence ATGACCGCTTTGTCCGGTCTGCTGCGTGCCCGCCGTTCGGTGCGGGCCTTTTTGCCGACGCCGGTGCCGCGGGCCACGGTGGAGGCCTTGCTGGCGGAGGCGGCCCGGGCGCCCTCGGGCGCCAATATGCAGCCCTGGCGCGTCCATGTGCTGCAGGGGGCCGCACTGCAGCGGGTGGTGCAGGGGGCGCAGGCCATTCACGCCGATCCGGCAGCGCGCGCAGAACTGCGCGCGGAGTACCTCTATTACCCGGAACACTGGCAGCCGCCCTATGAGGCGCGACGTCGCGAGCTGGGGCTCAATCTCTACCGCCTGCTGGGCATTGCCAAAGGCGATAAGGCCGGCATGCACGCGCAGCACGGTCGCAACTACAGCTTTTTTGGCGCCCCGGTGGGCCTGCTGTTCAGCGTGCACCGCTGCCTGACGCAGGGCGCCTGGCTGGACCTGGGCATGTTCATGCAGAACCTGATGCTCGCCGCCCGGGCCAAGGGGCTGGACACCTGCGCCCAGGCGGCGTGGATTCATTACCAGGCCGAGCTGAGCGAGTGGCTGGACCTGCCCCAGGACGAGATGTTGGTGTGCGGCATGGCACTGGGTCATGCAGATCCCGAGGCGGTGGAAAACCAGTTGCACAGCCGTCGAGCCGAGGTGGCCGAGTTCGCCACCTTTCACGATGACTGA
- a CDS encoding ArsR/SmtB family transcription factor, which translates to MSPASEQLAQTFAECKPVFFALSEIARQQILLLLSEHEALNVNQIAEQLPLSRPAISHHLKILRDCGLVQVLPRGTENLHLLSATSAVELLARCAAELNALGPE; encoded by the coding sequence ATGTCCCCCGCCTCGGAACAACTTGCTCAGACCTTTGCCGAGTGCAAGCCGGTGTTTTTTGCCCTCAGCGAGATCGCGCGCCAGCAAATCTTGCTGCTGCTGTCCGAGCACGAGGCGCTCAACGTCAACCAGATCGCCGAGCAGTTGCCGCTCTCGCGCCCGGCCATTTCGCACCACCTGAAGATCCTGCGCGATTGCGGGCTGGTGCAGGTGTTGCCGCGCGGCACTGAGAACCTGCACCTGCTCAGCGCCACCTCGGCCGTCGAGCTGCTGGCGCGTTGCGCCGCCGAGCTCAACGCGCTGGGGCCCGAATAA
- a CDS encoding DUF350 domain-containing protein — MTVEWLTPAAVGGTLMYALMGVVIFWVTFIVIDKLTPYKLWEEIVEHRNLALAIVVAAMCISIGLIVAAAIH; from the coding sequence ATGACTGTTGAATGGTTGACCCCTGCCGCCGTGGGCGGCACCCTGATGTATGCGCTGATGGGCGTGGTGATCTTCTGGGTCACCTTCATCGTCATCGACAAGCTCACGCCCTACAAGCTGTGGGAAGAGATCGTCGAGCACCGCAATCTGGCCCTGGCCATCGTCGTTGCGGCGATGTGCATTTCGATTGGCTTGATCGTGGCCGCTGCAATTCATTGA